The nucleotide window GTCCGGCAGGTGTATATGTTCGTCTTGTGAAAGACGTACATGGCCTTGCTGCAATGGCACTGCACCAGCCCGGCGAGCAGGTGGGCGGCCTTACGTCCCGGCTTCTTCCGTTTCGCCTCCTGCGCGTCCAGGATGGCGTTGCACTGCGTCCAGAGTTCGGCGGAGACGATGGGATCGCACGGTATCGTGACCCATTCGGACTGCGGCTTGAACTGCCACTGCTTCTTGTTGTCCGTTGACCTGGTGTAGTTGGCGATGCGCTCGCCCTTGGCCGCGCTGTCGCGCAGCAGCCGGTGGACGGTAGTATCCGAGAACGGCGAGCCGTTCCGCGTCCTGTAGCCCAGATCGTTCAGGGCCTTCGCGGTTGCTTTCTTGCGCTGGTGCACGATGAACAGCTCGTAGAGCTTCCTGCGTATCGGCGCCTCGGCCTCGTCGATCACCAGCGTCTTGTTTTCCCATCTGTACCCGTACGACGCCGCGCCGCCCAGCGGCTTGCCCATCTTGGCCCTGATGGGAACGGATGCCTGTACGCGGCTCGCTATTTCCTCCCGTTCCCATTGCGCCATTGCGGCTATTATGGTGAAGAACAGTCGGCCAGCGGGAGTGCTGGTGTCGATGCTTTCTGCGAGGGACACCAGGTCGGCCCCGACTTCGCGGAAAATCTCGGAAAATTCCAAGAGTTCCTTGGTGTTGCGCGCCAGCCGCGCGAGCTTCGAGAATACCAGTCCCGTGATGTGACCACTTTTGACGTCGACGAGCATTCGCTTTGTTTCGGGGTGATCCTTGATTGACTTGCCGGAAAAGGCGCCCAGTTGGTACACCTCGGCGACGTGCCAGCCTTTGGCTTCGGTATAGTATCGCGCGCGTTGCTCATGATGTTCAGGGCTTTCATCTTTGACTTGCATGTCGGTGGACACCCGTATCCATATGCCGACGCGTTTTGCGGTGGGTTGTTTTTCCATATGAATTGTTTTAAGGAATTGGTTTACCTAAATATATGAAAAAACAAAGCCACCTCCTAGGGTGGCTAATTTGTCATTATGGACTGTTTTTGTGAAGATCGTCTTGTTCATGCAGGTGCGCGATGACGACCGCCTCGAACATCTTGTGGTGGTATTTCTGGCTGTTGCCGTATTCCTTCGACTGCTCGGCCGCCAGCAGAGGGTACAGGCCTGAGGCGAAGGTCATAAGGTCTCGCTTGTTGCGCATGCCGGGAACGGCCGTCTTGATCTTGCTGGTGTCGCTGTATTGCACCATGCAGCCGTGATACTCGAACAGCTTGAGGAGGCATTTGAGGACTGCCTTCAGCCGTTCGCTCAGGTGCGTGGCCGGGGGCACTTTGATTGCCACCGAACGGATCTTGTACTGCCGGAGATAGTGCGCTGCCGTGGCAGCGTGGACGGCCGGGCCCGATTTGCGCGTCGTGGCGGTCCTGCATTCCAGCAACTCCCTACGGTGCACCACGGCTATGCCGGTAGTGCGCGTTCCGGGACTAATGCCCAGGACGGCCATCGTTGCGGTAATTAAACCCTCGCCACTTGTTGTCCCGTAACTGCGTTTCCACTAGGAAGATGAAGTACGCGCCTCGGGAATTTGTGATTTTTCGGTCGGGCAGGGAACACACGTATTCCAGCTTCTCCCGCAGCACCTTGTGCGGGTACTGCTTGGCATACTTCAGGTACTGCGTGACGGAGTTGGGGTCGTTTAGGCGCTCGGCTATCTCGTTGGCAAGTTGGATTTCTATAGGGTTGTACATATGTGGTATTGGTAACTCGTTGTGCTAATACTTGATAATCGTCGTTCGTTCGCTCGTTTTTTTGGTTTTGACTAAATCGGTAGCTATACGCGCCATTCCCAATGGGCTGATTATGTTTGTCCGTTAGCTAACGGACATAGAGAAAAGACAATAGTGTTTGCTCTTGTTCGGGTTGGAGTTATTGGTTTGCGGGTTGCCGGGCTTCGAGTGCCGTCAGCTCTTCTCTCAGTTCGCCGAATAGCTCGTAATACAGCTCGTTCGGGAATGTGCGGTAGATGATACTTAGCTTGATGAGGTTGACGGAGTTCGGCATGGCCTGCCCTTTTTCCCAGAGGGAAATCGGCTTGGTGTCATGAAGCCCCAACAGCCTCGCGACGTGGCGCTGCTTCAGCCCCATCACCTTGCGGTGCATTTTTAGTCTATTTGGAATAGGTCTGTTTCCTTGTTCCATACCAATACAGTATCAACCATATGACTATATGATAAGGATGGTAAAGAAGTTGTAAAGAACCAATGAGGGGGACAATCGTCCCTTCCCAATTTCTTACATATCATTCAGGGGATGCTTGGTCATTTGCGCGCGCAGGTGCTCGGCGCTGGCGGCCAGATATATCGTCGTTGTCTTGATGTCGCTGTGTCCCATCATCTTCGAAAGGCTGAAAATGTCGCAGCCTCCCTCCAGCATCAGCGTCGCGAAGGTGTGCCGCAGCTTATGGACGGTGAAGGGCAGCCTGGAAGCTTCGCGCATCTGCTCGACCAGTTTCTTGAGTCCGTTTTGGGTAAATCCGATATTGCCGCGCAGCGACGAGAAGAATTCAGGGTTGGTTTTTCCCAGTCGCTTTCTTTGCTCTATGTACCGCTTCAGGCTTTGCGCAAGCGTGTGGCTGATCGGTACGATCCGGTCCTTGTTTCCCTTGCCCTGGCGGATAAATATGGTGAGGTTGTCCACGTCTACGTCCGCGTATTTCAGGCCTAGCAGTTCGCTTTTTCGCAGTCCCGCAAATATGAAGGTTGAGAAGATCGCATGGTTCCGGTATCTCAGAAACGAGTATTCGTAGGGGTAATGATAGACAAGCTCAAGCAGCTTTAGCGCGTCCTGCTTGGTAAGTTTTGGCGGTATCCGCTTTTCGCGTTTTGGTATCTCGATGTCAATAATTGGGTTCCGTTCCATGTACCCCTGCTTGACGCACCAGCGGAAAAACACGAGCAGCGACTTGCGGTAAACAATGTAGGTGTTGACCGACCAGTTGCGCTCTGTCCTGCCGCCGTAGAAAAAGGCTCGCACATTCTCATCGGTAACTTGGCTGAGCTCTGCAATGCCGGTATTGCGACTAAAGAAGCTGACCGACGTGGTGTATCTCCTGATGGTGTGGGGCGAATAGCCGCGGATTGAGGCTGAATACTCACAGAATTTTTGCGATATGGTCTGTATGTCCATGGGGTTGCAAGCGCAACAGAGAGGGGCGTTTTTTTGAACCTGCGGCCTGTTTACCGAAGGGTGTGGCCGTTGAAAATGGGTGTTTTTCGAAATAATCCTTTCGCCACAAGGCTTTTGTGCCCCCACGAGGGCTCGAACCTCGGACCGTCTCCTTAAGAGGTGTTAGAAGCGGGCGTTTCCTCATTTGAACGAGGAAACGTAAGACTAAATCGGTTATTTCGGAAGAAATCGAAATCGTTTTCTGCGGCCTGTTTTCCCATTGGGGAAGCTTCTCTATTGGCTGTAAATTAGCTTGTAATGTGATTCCGAATCACCACCTTATTGTACACAAAGTATAATAAAATTCAAATGTCTTTTACATTTCTCTCTCAAATGAAAGCCCAAAAGTCGAGCTTGGCGTTCATGACCCGGTTGAAATTGATGATCGCGATTGCGTAACCGACAGGCGTGAGCTGCATTGCAGGAAGGATAGTTTTATTCCAAGTGTAGATTAATTTACTGGCACGAGGGTTCATGTCTATCAGCAGCTTCTCCACTTCCGTTTTATTCATTGCTGTTTTGTTCCAAAGGGCTTTAAGTAATTTCCCTTTTTCGCCTAACCCCAATTGTGTCAGTCGCTGGTCAAACTCGTTATCATGCAACACATTAAACTGATATACCTCGGGATTTCGCAGGTTTTTGATAATGAAATCTCCCAAGCTGATTAATGTCATTCCATTCGTTTCCTCCATAAAATATTTCTCAGAAAAACCACGAGTTAAAAGACCTTTATACCTTGCTCCCAGATACTCACCTAAAGACATAAAAAAATGCGCCCCCCCCATTGGCAACGTATAACAGCCACAATATTGGAGGTGGGTGGATTCCGCAGGTGATATTTTGTCAGGAAAAAAACGCATTAAGCCACTATTTACAAAATCATCAAATGCTTTTAGGGTATTAACTCCCTGATATTGGACTTTTGTTGCTGAAACTACCAATGAGAGCAATTTCACTTCATTGTCGGTTAGCTTCGGCAATACCGCTATTGCTTCATCAAGTACAATTTGGTTGATGTGACGTTCCTCGGAACCGATGCGCGCCAGTAGGGCATCGAGTAGCCGTTGCTCTAACTCCTTATCGCCCGTTCGAGCATACGCTTTTTGCACTTCGTATATAGAGGACTGCACCGCGGGCTCTTCAAGCTTTGCTTTGTCCCAATCAGAACCATTAAAAAATGTTTTAAGGAACTTTTCGGTAATTTCTTCTGCCCTTTCTAATGCGATCTTTGCCGCCTTTTCAGAAAATTCATAAAAGTTTGATTTAAAAATATCGAGCGCAATCTGCCGTGCCTCATCATATGATAATCCAAATTGTGCATCTCCACCTACTTGTATATTCGTTGAATTGGAGCCGGCTTTTAGCTTTGATTTTTTAAAAATCATTTCTTAAGTCTCCTCCCACTTGGATATTTGTTGAATGGCTTCCGGATTTCTGTTTCATTTTGACTGATTCGCCTTTTTTTCTTAGCTTAAAGAAGCTAACGACAGCACCAAGCACGAATACTCCGATGCCACTGAAGACCCATTCTTTGTTAGATAGCAACCAATCCATATCAGCTTTTTGATCGTAATGTAATAAAAAACC belongs to Mucilaginibacter boryungensis and includes:
- a CDS encoding recombinase family protein, whose protein sequence is MEKQPTAKRVGIWIRVSTDMQVKDESPEHHEQRARYYTEAKGWHVAEVYQLGAFSGKSIKDHPETKRMLVDVKSGHITGLVFSKLARLARNTKELLEFSEIFREVGADLVSLAESIDTSTPAGRLFFTIIAAMAQWEREEIASRVQASVPIRAKMGKPLGGAASYGYRWENKTLVIDEAEAPIRRKLYELFIVHQRKKATAKALNDLGYRTRNGSPFSDTTVHRLLRDSAAKGERIANYTRSTDNKKQWQFKPQSEWVTIPCDPIVSAELWTQCNAILDAQEAKRKKPGRKAAHLLAGLVQCHCSKAMYVFHKTNIYTCRTCKNRISVADIDEIYQFHLKDYLESINSDDYRAQHDAQLADAKKLLEATQKERDKLAKQIDAWIDMRTNNELSKESFAEKYKPAEIRLRQLDEHLPELEAEIDVRTVHMLSGDRIIREAQALYGQWESMAFTERRAIVETITNGITVGKDEIDISFSYTAPNFLNAGTKQHKHRGS
- a CDS encoding helix-turn-helix domain-containing protein gives rise to the protein MEQGNRPIPNRLKMHRKVMGLKQRHVARLLGLHDTKPISLWEKGQAMPNSVNLIKLSIIYRTFPNELYYELFGELREELTALEARQPANQ
- a CDS encoding tyrosine-type recombinase/integrase, which produces MDIQTISQKFCEYSASIRGYSPHTIRRYTTSVSFFSRNTGIAELSQVTDENVRAFFYGGRTERNWSVNTYIVYRKSLLVFFRWCVKQGYMERNPIIDIEIPKREKRIPPKLTKQDALKLLELVYHYPYEYSFLRYRNHAIFSTFIFAGLRKSELLGLKYADVDVDNLTIFIRQGKGNKDRIVPISHTLAQSLKRYIEQRKRLGKTNPEFFSSLRGNIGFTQNGLKKLVEQMREASRLPFTVHKLRHTFATLMLEGGCDIFSLSKMMGHSDIKTTTIYLAASAEHLRAQMTKHPLNDM
- a CDS encoding LPO_1073/Vpar_1526 family protein, with product MIFKKSKLKAGSNSTNIQVGGDAQFGLSYDEARQIALDIFKSNFYEFSEKAAKIALERAEEITEKFLKTFFNGSDWDKAKLEEPAVQSSIYEVQKAYARTGDKELEQRLLDALLARIGSEERHINQIVLDEAIAVLPKLTDNEVKLLSLVVSATKVQYQGVNTLKAFDDFVNSGLMRFFPDKISPAESTHLQYCGCYTLPMGGAHFFMSLGEYLGARYKGLLTRGFSEKYFMEETNGMTLISLGDFIIKNLRNPEVYQFNVLHDNEFDQRLTQLGLGEKGKLLKALWNKTAMNKTEVEKLLIDMNPRASKLIYTWNKTILPAMQLTPVGYAIAIINFNRVMNAKLDFWAFI